The DNA segment GCATCGGGCTCCACCCTGCTCCGCCCGAGGGCGAGGAGAGCGAGCCGCGCCAGCGCGTTCAGCAGGGCAAGGCGGTGAAGGTGTCCGTCACGCAGGTGACCGAAGGGGGGCTCGTCGTCCGGGTGCTCGGCACCACGGGGCGAGCGGCCCGCGGCTTCATCCCGGCCGGCCACACCGGCACGCAGCGCGGCACCGACCTCCGGAAGGAGTTTCCCATCGGGACCCAGCTCGACGCGAAGGTCATCGAGGTGGATCCGCGCCGGGGCGAGGCCAAGCTGTCGATCCGCGCCCTCAAGGAGGACGCCGAGAAGCAGGCGTACCATCAGTACCGCGCGGGGGTCGCGCGCGAGGCCAAGTTCGGCACGTTCGCCGACCTGATGAAGAAGAGCTGATCCCGGGAGGCGCGCGCTGCCCGTGCAGCGGCGCCTCCGCCTCCATCCTCCACCAGCCACCGCCGCGGTTCGGCGAGCTTCGCGCTACTCGCGCCCCAGCGCGTTCACGGGATCCATGCGCGCGGCCCGCCGCGCCGGGAAGAACCCGAAGACGATCCCGATCGCCGTGCTCACCCCGAGCGCGACCGCGAGCGCGGTCGGCTCGAGCCTCATCGGCCAGCTGAACGCGCGCGAGAAGCCGAAGATGACGCCGTACCCGAGCGCGCTGCCGACGACGCCGCCCAGCGTGGCGAGCACGAGCGCCTCGAGCAGGAACTGCAGCAGGATGTCGATCTCCCGGGCGCCGATGGCCATCCGGATGCCGATCTCCCGGGTGCGCTCGGTGACGCTGACCAGCATGATGTTCATGACGCCGATGCCGCCCACGACGAGCGACACCGCCGCGATGCTGACGAGCAGCGCCGAGAGCGCCGCGAAGATCGCGTCCTGCATGGCCTGGAACTCCGCCTGGCTGCGGACGGCGAAGTCGTCCTCGTCGTTCTCGCCGATGTGGTGCCGCTGGCGGAGGATCGCCTCGGCCTGCAGCCTGGCGCGCTCCGACGTCTCGGCCGACGTCGAGCTCAGCAAGATGGCGTGAACCTCCCCGGGCCGCGTGGCGATGACGTGCGACCGCATCGTGGTGATGGGCATCAGCACGATCTCGTCCTGGCTCTGCCCGAAGGGCGACGCCCCCTTCTCCTCCAGCACGCCGAGCACGCGGTACATCTGGCGGCCGATCCGCACCATCCGGCCGATCGGATCGAGCGATCCGAACAGATCGCGCGCGGTCTGGGCCCCGATCACGACGACCTTCTCGGAGAGGTTCTCCGAGGCGGGGCTCCACGGCTCTCCCTGCGCGACCTTCCAGCTCCGGATCTCGAAGTAGTTCAGGCGCGTCCCGACGAGCGTCGGGCTCGCGTTCTGGCCCTCGTGGATGACCTGGGCGCTCGACCTGAGGAACGGCGCCACGAGCCGGATGCTCGTCGACTCGCGCGCGAGCGCCTGGCCATCGAGCTCCGAGAGCTTGGCGCCCGCGGTGCTGCGGACGCCTGATGCGCGGGCGGAGCGGGCGAAGACGATGAGCGAGTTGGAGCCGAGGTTCGAGATCTGCGCGTTGACGTTGGCGCGCGCGCCGCTCGCCAGCGCCGTGACGGTGACGACGGCCGCGACGCCGATCGTGATCCCCAGGATCGTGAGCCCGGCGCGGAGCTTGTTCCGGCGGACGGCGCGCAGCGCGATCACGACCGCCGAGAAGACGCGGGTGAGCGTGGCGCTCATTCGTGCCTCAGGGCGGCGATGGGATCCTGACGGGCCGCGCGGCGGGCCGGAAAGAACCCGAAGACGATCCCGATCGTCGCGCTCGTCCCCACCGCGACGATGACCGCGCTGGCCGGCAACGTCATGCTCCAGCCGAGCGTCGCGGCGAGGGCCTTGATGACGCCGAGCCCCGCGCCGAGCCCCAGCACGCCGCCGATGAGCGAGAGGGTGATGGCCTCGACAAGGAACTGGACCAGGATGTCGCCCTCGGAGGCGCCGATCGCCATGCGGATGCCGATCTCGCGCGTCCGCTCGGTGACGCTGACCAGCATGATGTTCATGACGCCGATCCCGCCGACGAGGAGCGACACCGCGGCGATCGAGGACAGGAGCATCGTCAAGGTGTCCAGGATCCGCTCCTGGGAGGCGCGGAACTCCGCCTGCGTGCGGATCACGAAATTCGGCTCGTCGTCCGGCGCGATCTCGTGACGCTGCCGGAGGATCCTGTCGATCTGCTCCACCGCGCGATCGACGGTCCGCTCGCTCGTGGCGGCCGCGACGAGCATCTGCACCCTGCCCGGCGCGCTCGGCACGATCCGCGACCGGAAGCTGCCGATCGGCATGAGCAGCCGGTCATCCTGGTCCTCACCGAAGGGCGATTGCCCCTTCTTCGCGAGCACCCCGATCACCCGGAACGGGTGCTTGCCGATCCGGATGTACCGCCCCACCGCCTCGCCCGAGCCGAACAGGTTCTCCCGGACGGTCTCGCCGATCAGGCAGACCTTCGCCTTGAGCTGCTCGTCGGCCTCGGTCCAGCCCTCGCCCACCCCGACGCTGTACGAGAGGATCGAGAGGTAGCTCCGGGTCACGCCCATGACCTGGGTCGCGACGTTGGCCTCTCCGGCCACGACCTGCGTCGACGTCGAGCTGAACGGGCTCAGCGCGGCCACGCTCGTGGACTCCTTCAGGATCGCGATCCCGTCGGCCTCCGACATCCTCGCGTTCTCGCGGCGCCTCAGCCCCGACGCCTGCGTCGACTGCGGGAAGATGTAGATCGAACTCGCCCCCATGCCCGAGATCTCGCCAAGGACGCGGTTGCGCACGCCCGTCCCGAGCGCCACGACGATCACCACGGCCGAGACCCCGATCAGGATGCCGAGCACCGTCAGGGCGGCGCGGAGCTTCGAGCGGACGATGGCGCGCAGCGCGATCCGGACGGCGGCGAGGTAGCCGCTCATGGCGAGAGCTCGTCGCGCTCCGCCTCGGAGAGCGGCAGCGCGGCAAGCGCCGCCGCCGCGTCGACGGGGCGGTCGTCCCTGAGATCGCTCCGGATCTCGCCGTCGCGCATCGTGATCACGCGGCTCGCGCAGGCGGCGATGTCCGGCTCGTGCGTCACGAGGACGATCGTGATCCCGCCTCGGTTGAGCCGCTGCAGCAGCCCGAGCACCTCGTAGCTCGTGCGCGTG comes from the Sorangium aterium genome and includes:
- a CDS encoding ABC transporter permease translates to MSATLTRVFSAVVIALRAVRRNKLRAGLTILGITIGVAAVVTVTALASGARANVNAQISNLGSNSLIVFARSARASGVRSTAGAKLSELDGQALARESTSIRLVAPFLRSSAQVIHEGQNASPTLVGTRLNYFEIRSWKVAQGEPWSPASENLSEKVVVIGAQTARDLFGSLDPIGRMVRIGRQMYRVLGVLEEKGASPFGQSQDEIVLMPITTMRSHVIATRPGEVHAILLSSTSAETSERARLQAEAILRQRHHIGENDEDDFAVRSQAEFQAMQDAIFAALSALLVSIAAVSLVVGGIGVMNIMLVSVTERTREIGIRMAIGAREIDILLQFLLEALVLATLGGVVGSALGYGVIFGFSRAFSWPMRLEPTALAVALGVSTAIGIVFGFFPARRAARMDPVNALGRE
- a CDS encoding ABC transporter permease — its product is MSGYLAAVRIALRAIVRSKLRAALTVLGILIGVSAVVIVVALGTGVRNRVLGEISGMGASSIYIFPQSTQASGLRRRENARMSEADGIAILKESTSVAALSPFSSTSTQVVAGEANVATQVMGVTRSYLSILSYSVGVGEGWTEADEQLKAKVCLIGETVRENLFGSGEAVGRYIRIGKHPFRVIGVLAKKGQSPFGEDQDDRLLMPIGSFRSRIVPSAPGRVQMLVAAATSERTVDRAVEQIDRILRQRHEIAPDDEPNFVIRTQAEFRASQERILDTLTMLLSSIAAVSLLVGGIGVMNIMLVSVTERTREIGIRMAIGASEGDILVQFLVEAITLSLIGGVLGLGAGLGVIKALAATLGWSMTLPASAVIVAVGTSATIGIVFGFFPARRAARQDPIAALRHE